The Mesorhizobium koreense genome includes a window with the following:
- a CDS encoding TFIIB-type zinc ribbon-containing protein: MKCPIDDVELVIAERQGIEIDYCPKCRGVWLDRGELDKIIERSEQRAPRTHQDDGDRYRDRDERRPYKKKKSILGEIFDF; this comes from the coding sequence ATGAAATGTCCGATTGACGACGTCGAACTGGTGATCGCCGAACGCCAGGGCATCGAGATCGATTATTGCCCGAAATGCCGCGGCGTATGGCTGGATCGCGGCGAACTCGACAAGATCATTGAGCGCTCCGAACAGCGTGCGCCTCGCACTCATCAGGACGACGGCGACCGTTATCGGGACAGGGACGAGCGGCGCCCTTACAAGAAGAAAAAATCGATCCTGGGCGAGATTTTTGACTTCTGA
- a CDS encoding NAD(P)/FAD-dependent oxidoreductase, whose translation MAYTDIAIIGGAIVGSSITYFLREEGFAGRIALIERDPQFAHSATTLSCASIRQQFSIAENIRLSRFTLGLFRDLEARFGAGADIGFHEKGYLILASPAGEAVLRENHRVQAAEGADIVLEDAAALKRRFPWLAAEGIAAGAYGLSGEGWFDAHALLSLFRKALRDRAIDFVQDSVVGIRTAGGKAVGVTLAGGVTLDAGIVINAAGPQAGGIAALAGLALPVEPRKRSVFVFEARDRFDDMPLLVDPSGIYVRPEGSVYITGGAEPYETDSAADPADFEPEWHYFEEVIWPVLAARVPAFEAIKATRAWAGHYDYNTLDQNAVIGPHPEMPNFLFCNGFSGHGLQQAPAAGRAIAELVVHGAYRTIDCSAFGYERIAEGRPFRELNVI comes from the coding sequence ATGGCGTATACGGATATTGCGATCATCGGCGGGGCGATCGTCGGCAGTTCGATCACCTATTTCCTGCGCGAGGAGGGTTTTGCCGGGCGCATCGCGCTGATCGAGCGCGACCCGCAATTCGCGCATTCCGCGACGACGCTTTCCTGCGCCTCGATCCGCCAGCAATTCTCCATTGCCGAAAACATCCGCCTGTCGCGCTTCACGCTGGGCCTTTTCCGTGACCTCGAGGCGCGCTTCGGGGCGGGTGCCGATATCGGCTTCCACGAAAAGGGCTACCTTATTCTCGCCAGCCCTGCCGGCGAAGCGGTCCTGCGCGAGAACCACCGCGTACAGGCGGCCGAAGGCGCCGATATCGTGCTGGAGGACGCGGCCGCGCTTAAGCGACGCTTCCCCTGGCTCGCGGCGGAAGGCATCGCCGCCGGCGCCTATGGCCTGAGCGGCGAAGGCTGGTTCGACGCGCATGCGCTGCTCTCGCTCTTCCGCAAGGCGCTGAGGGACCGCGCCATCGATTTCGTCCAGGACAGCGTCGTCGGCATCCGCACGGCCGGAGGCAAGGCTGTCGGCGTGACACTCGCCGGCGGTGTGACGCTTGACGCCGGCATCGTCATCAATGCCGCCGGCCCGCAAGCGGGCGGGATCGCCGCGCTTGCGGGCCTTGCGCTGCCGGTCGAGCCGCGCAAGCGCTCGGTCTTCGTCTTCGAGGCGCGCGACCGGTTCGACGACATGCCGCTGCTCGTCGATCCGTCCGGCATCTATGTCCGCCCGGAAGGGTCGGTCTACATCACCGGCGGTGCCGAGCCGTATGAGACCGATTCCGCCGCCGATCCGGCCGACTTCGAACCGGAATGGCATTATTTCGAGGAAGTGATCTGGCCGGTGCTGGCCGCCCGCGTCCCCGCCTTCGAGGCGATCAAGGCGACGCGTGCCTGGGCCGGCCATTACGACTACAACACGCTCGACCAGAACGCCGTCATCGGCCCGCATCCGGAGATGCCGAACTTCCTCTTCTGCAACGGCTTTTCCGGTCACGGCTTGCAGCAGGCGCCGGCCGCCGGCCGGGCGATCGCCGAACTCGTGGTCCATGGCGCCTACCGCACCATCGACTGCTCCGCCTTCGGCTATGAGCGCATTGCCGAAGGGCGGCCTTTCCGCGAACTCAACGTGATCTGA
- a CDS encoding HpcH/HpaI aldolase/citrate lyase family protein, translating into MPSTSRLRRSVLYVPATNEKALAKLPSLDCDVAVVDLEDSVAPERKDEARERMRGFFNRGEGGGKMTVIRINALSGEWGAEDLLAARACRPDAILLPKVDTPRDVLDANDALDEMDAASSLELWAMVETPKAMLNLGAIAELGRDPSARLACFVAGTNDLVKETGVLATADRRYLMPWLMQMVLAARAGGLDVLDGVSNDFRDAEAFARECGEARAMGFDGKTLIHPAQIGQANAVFSPSEAEIAGAEEIADAFAKPENAGRGAISVNGRMVERLHLEQASRVLARAAATKERGR; encoded by the coding sequence ATGCCATCGACTTCCCGCCTCCGCCGCTCGGTGCTCTATGTGCCCGCCACGAACGAAAAGGCGCTCGCTAAGCTGCCTTCGCTCGATTGCGACGTGGCGGTCGTCGATCTGGAGGATTCCGTCGCCCCGGAAAGAAAGGATGAGGCGCGCGAGCGCATGCGCGGCTTTTTTAACCGGGGCGAGGGCGGCGGGAAGATGACGGTGATCCGCATCAACGCGCTTTCCGGCGAATGGGGGGCTGAGGATTTGCTCGCAGCACGCGCATGTAGGCCCGACGCGATCCTGCTGCCGAAGGTCGATACGCCGCGCGACGTGCTCGACGCCAACGACGCGCTCGACGAGATGGACGCGGCGTCCTCGCTGGAGCTTTGGGCCATGGTGGAGACGCCGAAGGCGATGCTCAATCTCGGCGCCATCGCCGAACTCGGCCGCGATCCCTCCGCGCGGCTTGCATGTTTCGTTGCCGGCACCAACGATCTCGTCAAGGAAACCGGGGTGCTGGCGACGGCGGACCGGCGTTACCTCATGCCGTGGCTGATGCAGATGGTGCTTGCCGCGCGCGCCGGCGGGCTCGATGTACTCGACGGAGTGAGCAACGATTTCCGCGACGCGGAGGCCTTCGCGCGCGAATGCGGCGAGGCGCGCGCCATGGGCTTCGACGGCAAGACGCTGATCCACCCGGCGCAGATCGGTCAGGCCAATGCCGTCTTTTCGCCCTCCGAGGCGGAGATAGCGGGAGCGGAGGAGATTGCGGATGCCTTCGCCAAGCCGGAGAATGCGGGCAGGGGAGCGATTTCCGTCAACGGCCGGATGGTCGAGAGGCTGCATCTGGAACAGGCAAGCCGCGTGCTTGCCAGGGCGGCCGCCACGAAGGAGCGAGGAAGATGA
- a CDS encoding DUF1737 domain-containing protein, whose protein sequence is MKLYRFLTGSDDASFCHKVTAALNKGWHLYGSPTYAYDTEGKVMKCGQAVVKDVEGKEYEPSVKLSDY, encoded by the coding sequence ATGAAGCTTTACCGTTTTCTGACCGGGTCCGACGATGCCAGCTTCTGCCACAAGGTGACGGCGGCCCTCAACAAGGGCTGGCACCTCTACGGCTCGCCGACCTACGCCTACGATACGGAGGGCAAGGTCATGAAATGCGGCCAGGCCGTCGTGAAGGACGTCGAGGGCAAGGAATACGAGCCTTCGGTCAAGCTGTCCGATTATTGA
- a CDS encoding metallopeptidase family protein codes for MARIYQTRAWQDQLSPSIDEMELLALEAYAHLPEGFRQLTGEIVIQVSEFPTDEIMDDLALETPFDLLGLFEGRGIAERWNPHTGEGPNRITLYRRAVLDYWAENEETLGDIVTHVLIHEIGHHFGLSDDDMERIEEDVERIAP; via the coding sequence ATGGCAAGAATATACCAAACCCGCGCCTGGCAGGACCAGCTCTCGCCGTCCATCGACGAGATGGAACTCCTGGCACTCGAAGCATATGCCCATCTGCCGGAGGGATTCCGCCAGCTTACGGGCGAGATCGTCATCCAGGTCTCGGAATTCCCGACCGACGAGATCATGGACGATCTCGCGCTGGAGACGCCTTTCGACCTGCTCGGCCTGTTCGAGGGACGCGGGATCGCCGAACGCTGGAACCCGCACACCGGCGAGGGGCCGAACCGCATCACGCTCTACCGCCGCGCCGTCCTCGACTATTGGGCGGAGAACGAGGAGACGCTGGGCGATATCGTCACCCATGTCCTCATCCACGAGATCGGCCACCATTTCGGCCTCTCCGACGACGACATGGAGCGGATCGAGGAAGACGTCGAGCGCATCGCGCCCTGA